The genomic DNA TCTACTTCTTTTTCCTGAGCACCACGAATATCAACTTGTTTGATTTCCTGTAAACTTTCAATTTCGTCTTCTAAATATTCTCCATATTCCTTTAATTTATCAATCGGATAATCTCCGGAGATATTAATATTAAGGATTGGAATTTCCTCAGACATACTTAAATCGAAAATATTAGGCTCTACTTTGGCACCATTAAATGTTGGCCAATCTTCACCCGAAGTCTCTGTATCTACTTCATCTTTTACTTTTTGCTTGGCTGCATCAACAGAAATATTTTCATCAAACTCTACAATAATAATAGAATAATCTTCCTGGGATGTTGAGGTGATTTCTACAACATTACTAACTGTTTTTAGTTTGTCTTCAATGGGATCAGTTATTAGTTTTTCAATATCCTCGGCAGTATTCCCTGGGTATACAGAACTAATATAGATTTTGGTTTCTTTAATTTCCGGGAAACTTTCTCGGGGCATACTAAAATAAGCCCCAGCACCAAGAAACAAGATTAAAGCAATTAAAACATACATGGTTGTTTTATTGTTAATGGCCCATGATGATAAACCAAACTCCTTATCTACTTTCTTCTTTTGTTTTTTATTTTTACTCATTAGTCTTCAGAATTAGGTTGATTATTCTACAACAAGTATTTTTACTTCTTGTCCATCTTTGACACTTCTAGCGCCTTCATCAATAATTTCATTCCCATTTGCTAAACCAGAAAGCACTTCAATATAATCGCCTTGTGTTTTCCCTGTTTCTATAATAACACGTTTTGCTTTTCCTTTGTTTTTAACTTTATCGGTTACTGTGTATACATATTGTTGCCCTTCGGCATTTTCAGAAATAATACTTTGAGGGATTAATATGGCTTTTTCGTTTTTGTAATCGTTAATTTTAAGCTTTGCTGTTAAATTAGGTTTTATAGATTTATCTTTATTCGAAACAGCAACTTCAATTTTAAACGTTCGGTTTGCAGGGTTTATAAAGTTTCCTGCCTGACGAACTTTAGCGTCCATCTTTTTTCCAAGTACAGGGAATTCTACCTGTACATCTTTCCCAGATGTTATATTAGAAATATAACGTTCTGGCACATCCGTTTCAATGTACATATCTTTAAGGTTAACAATTCTGAAAAGCTGAGATTGTCCTTGAGCAACAACACTTCCTTGTTCTGAAATGACATCGTCTATAGTTCCAGAAAAAGGTGCGCGAACCACAGTTTTTGCCACTTGTTGTTGTAATTGATTAACGGCTCTTTGCTGTGCTTCATAGGTAGATTTTGCTTGTAAATACTGAATTTCACTACCTATTTTCTGATTCCATAAACGCTCTTGACGCTCAAAAGTTGTTTTTGCTAAGTCTGCTTGAATTTGTAACTGTGCCACTTGTTGACCTAAACCGCCATCATCAATTTTTGCTAATATCTGTCCTTTAGCTACTTTTTGCCCTTCTTTAACATAAACCCGTGTTATGGTTCCTGAATACTCAGGGTATATTACAAGATTTTGTTTTGTGCTTACATTTCCTTGTAATTCTACATAGTGATTGAAAACGGCTTCTTTGGCCGCAAAAGTTGTAATTAGAGGAATTCTTTCCTGAGGGTCTAACTTTTTAATTTCAGATTCTAATTGTTTTAATTGCGAAGAAATTTCTTGAGCAGACGCATCTAACTCTGTTTTCTTTTGCCTTATATGTTCTAAATTTCCTGAAGCTATAATATCTTCTACAGACATTTTTTTATCGCTTCCACAAGAGTTTAAAAGGAGCGTTACGATTACTAGTGAATATATATTTTTCATTATCAATTGAGTTTAAAAGGTTGATTTTGTTTATAAGTTTATTTTTGATTGTGATTTATATAAGCCATCAAGCATGGCGGTTATTTCTGAAATATCTTGTCTAATGTTTTCATACTCCTCATTTGAAAGAAATTCTAAATCATTAGAGATTATTATTTGGTTTAAAAGTTCCAATGCCGAACTAAAGGCAATTTCTGTAAACCTAGCTTTGTCTTTTGCTGAATGTCTTCCAGTGCCTTCTGCAATGTTTGATGAAATTGATACGGCACACCTTCTCATTTGACTAATTAAGCCATAACGCTCATCTTCAGGAAAGTTCTTTGTTAGTTTATATATTTTAACAGCCAATTTTCTTGATTTTTGCCAAACGGATAGTTTTTCGAAAGAGAATATTTTCATCTTTAATTTTTTTAAACTTTAAACAATAAACTAATCAACTTTATTTAATACCGTTTCTAATTCAGCCTTTTTATTTATAACATCAAGCATAGCCTGTAAAAATTCTTGTTGAGAACTGTATAATTGTGTTTGTGCTTGTCTTAGCTCAAAGCTTGAAGCAATCCCTTCAAAAAACTTTGTTTGATTTTTCTGTTCGATACGTTCTGCTAAGTTTAAGTTTTGTTTTTTGTTGCCGTAATCTTCAATAGCAAACTGATAATCACTTTTAGCTGATGCTATTTGGAGTTTCAATTTTTGCTGAGTTTCTGTTAAGTCTTCTTTTGCCTTTTCAAGATTAATTCTGGCACGTTGTGTAGATGCACTTCTGCCACCAGAACTAAAAATAGGGATATTCATAGTAACACCTAATAAAGAAGAACCAAACCACTTTTGCTTACTATCTGTAAAAACAAAATCATTACTAAAAGTAGAATAGCCAGCATTAACAAAAGCATTTAGTGTTGGTAAGGCTTTACTTTTTTCTAATTTTAAAAGTAACTCTTTAGACGTTTTATCATTTTCTGCAATTTTAAAGTCAATCGTGTTTTCTATGTTTTCTTCAGCACCAATTAATTCTAAAACAATATTATTTGCTGTTAAACTTTCTAAGTTATCAGTTAATATGGTTTTAGAGTTTATTTCAGTACCCATAGTTATATTAAGCATCTGGTATGCTAAAGTTTTTAAGCGGGACGTATTGCTTAAATTACTTTCTACACCCGATAATGTAATTTGCAACTGCTCTACACTTTCTTCCTCTTCCAAACCGTTTTCATATATTTTAGTGGTTTCGTTGAGGTTTTTCTTTAAAACGTCTATGTTGCGTTCTAAAATTTTTACACTCTCTTCTGCTAATAAAACATTTCCGTAGGCGTTAATAACTGCTTTTCTAACTTCTAAATCGGTTTTTTCTTTAGCATTCTTAGAAATTTCTAAAAACACTTTAGCCGATTGCAAACCAACCAAATAGGAGCCATCAAAAATTTTCTGCTCTAGTTTAGCAAAAGCATTGACACTTTGTTTTGTGCCAAATATCACTTCTGAAAATTCTCCTGGGTTGCCCCCAAAAAACTCGGCAGGGATCACAGAAACTTGTTGTTTTAAAAAGTTTTGATAATCGATACTACCACTTATTTGAGGTAAACCGGTTGAAGTAGTTTCCCATTTTTGTTTTTCTGCTGCTTTAATATCAAGCGCAGCATTTTTAGCAGTTCTATTATTTTCTAATGCAAAGTCTATGGCTTCCTGTAAAGAGAAGCTTTTAGTGTCTTCCTGAGAATAAATCGCAAAAGAGCATAATAAACTAAATATTAAAATTAGTTTGTTCTTCATTTTTATGATTGATTTGATGTTATAAATTTGTTTAATATTTGAAAGCCTTTATCAGTAACAATGGCTCTTAAGTGATATTCTAAATAACTTTCCATTAAGTATTCCATGGTATAGATTTCTGTAGGGAAAATGGAACCGTCTTTTATACCAGTCATGCCATTAAAATACATTCTAGATATAAAATCTACATTAATATTTGATCTGAATAATTCGGTATCGACACCCTTTTGAAGGCTTTCTTTAACCGAATCATGCATTTTTTCAAATTGTTTAAGTTTTAGTGCATCAAATATTTGCGGGTAATATTTTTTTAATTGAAATTGAGGTGATGATTTTTCACTTTTTAAGTGATTCATCACAAACATTTTAATATCGTATAATTCTTCAATGGGGTTATTTGAAGCTTCGCAAATAGTATCAATACCATCGCAAATAGTTTCAAATAACTCAAATGTTACAGCCTCAACTAATTTAGTTTTGTTAGCAAAATGCACATAAATGGTTTTTTTAGATATGCCCATTTCCTGTGCTATATCATCCATTGTAACACTTTTAAATCCTAAGGTAAGAAATAATTCGGCTGCTTTATGTATAATTTTTTCTCTCATAATCGGGTGCAAATATAGAACGGAAACTCTGAAAACAAAAAAAGTTTCCAAAGTTTTACAGTTTTTTAACATATGAAAATGAGATGAAAATCTTTTAATAATACTATTTACTTTATTTTTGCGCCATGCTTTCAATAGAAAAATATCAAGAAGAATTTGTTGCTTATTTAAAAAAATATTCAACATTAAAAGAACCTAAAAACCTTTATGCACCCATCCAATACATTTTAGGTTTGGGTGGAAAACGATTAAGGCCAGTTTTAACTTTAATGGCCGCAGAAGTTTTTAATGGCGATTATAAAAAAGCCTTAGATGCGGCGCTGAGTATTGAGGTTTTTCATAATTTCTCTTTGGTTCATGATGATATTATGGATGCTGCACCCTTGCGTCGTGGACAAGAAACCGTGCACCAGAAATGGGATATTAATACAGGGATTCTTTCTGGTGATGCGATGTTGATTATGGCATATCAGTTATTCGAAAACTATGAGGCTAATACGTTTCAATCTTTAGCGAAGCTATTTAGCAAAACGGCTATTGAGGTTTGTGAGGGTCAGCAATACGATGTTGATTTTGAAACGAGAAATGATGTGACTATTCCGGAGTACCTGAAGATGATTGAATACAAAACAGCTGTTTTGGTAGGTGCTGCAATGAAAATGGGAGCTATTGTTGCTAACGCATCTCATGCTGATCAAAATAATATTTACGAGTTTGGACGACACTTAGGGATTGCTTTCCAATTACAAGATGATTATTTGGATGCTTTTGGAGACCCAAAAACATTTGGAAAGCAAGTTGGTGGCGATATTATAGAAAACAAGAAAACCTATTTATATTTAAAAGCTTTAGAGTTTTCCGATGAAGAAAGTCAGCTTAAACTAAAAAATTTATTTAATTCGGTACTTGAGGATAACGATGCAAAAATCAATACCGTAAAACAAATTTTTAATGGCTCTGGAGCTTCTGAGGCTACCCAGAAAGAAATTAAAAATTATACTAATAAAGCTTTCTTAGTTTTAGAATCGTTAGATATTTCTGAAGATAAAAAAATACTTTTACGTGATTTTGGTCATGCCTTAATGAATAGAAACGTATAATGCAATTACCTACTACTTTCGAAAAGTTAATTGAAGAGGCCAATCAATCCGATTTGTACAACAAGCTAATTCTTCAACTTAATAAAGATTTTCTCTTAGCAAACATCGATTTAGACTTCCATGAAGAAATCCTACCTTCTAGCTTAAAACTTTTGCTTCATGAAATAGTTTATAAATTAATTCAGGAAAAATTTACTGAGTATTTAAATCTACTTTATATCATTGATGTTCCAGAAAAACAGGTTAAAGCTTTAAATGGAGACGATCTTTTAAAACTTTCAGAAGACGTTTCTTTTTTAATTCTTAAACGGGAATGGCAAAAAGTATGGTTTCGAAATAATTACTAATAGAAGCGAATTGTAGGTGGGGGAGCTTTCTATTGGTCTTTTGCTTTTAGCTTTTAAAAAACGTTAGACACGAATTTCACGAATGCACACGAATTCAGTTTTTACAATGTTTATTATTTTATATTTTGTTATTTCACGAAGCAAGCTTTCAGTCTGCCGAAGCGAACTTATCAACTTTTAATCCTTAGTAGTTTAGTTTCTTAATAATTTTTAATTCGGATAAATTTGTCCTAATTAAAAAATTGACTTATTTTTGTACTAAATTATAATCTATATGTTTTCTAAAGCTTGCGAATATGGTATTAAAGCGTCAATATTTATTGCGCTTAATTCTTATAAAAATGTTCGTGTTAGCCTTAAAGCCATTGCTAAAGAAATTAATTCACCAGAAGCATTTACAGCTAAAATCCTTCAGGATTTGGTAAGGCATCATGTTATTAACTCCACGAAAGGAGCCTATGGTGGTTTCGAAATCGAAAAAGAATTAATTTCTTCAGTAAAATTATCACATATAGTAAATGCAATTGATGGAGATGCTATTTATAGCGGTTGTGGTCTGGGTCTCCATACTTGCGATGAAAGCCATCCCTGTCCTGTCCACGATAAGTTTAAAGTCGTTAGAGAAGAATTAAAATCAATGTTAGAGAATACTAATCTTGAAGAACTAGCTCTCAATATTAAATCGGGAGTATCATTTTTAAAAGTGTAAAAAAATTTAAATTAAAATAGGATAAAATTATCCGAATTAAAATAATTATTATGGAAACAATACTTAAAGATTCACAAAAACAAATCGGACAATTTGTTGCCGAAGATTTTAGAACAGCCGCAGTGTTTAGTAACTATGGGATAGACTTTTGTTGTCGAGGCCATAGAACCGTGGAGGAGGTATGTGATAAAAACGGTATAGAAACCTCTGAGTTATTAGATAAACTTCAGATTGTTTTAAGCAGTACTAGTGATCAGAATATAGATTATAAATCATGGCCGCTGGATTTGCTGGTTGATTATATTGAAAAAAAACATCACCGCTATGTAGAAGAGAAAGTGCCAGTATTACTTCAATTTTTAAATAAACTTTGTAGGGTTCATGGTGAAAGACATCCCGAATTATTGAAAATTAATGAGCACTTTACAGCATCAGCTGGAGAGTTGGCTACTCATATGAAAAAGGAAGAGCTGATTCTATTTCCATTTATTAAGAAGATGATGAATGCTACAATTAGTAAATCCGCTATAGAAGCACCCCATTTTGGAACCGTTGAAAACCCCATAGCCATGATGAAGGATGAGCATGATAATGAAGGCGTGCGTTTTAGAGACATTGCAAAATTAACAAACAACTATAATCCGCCTGCAGATGCTTGTAATACGTTTAGAGTCACTTATGCTATGCTAGAAGAATTTGAAAAAGATTTGCATTTGCATATTCATTTAGAAAATAACATTTTGTTTCCTAAGGCTATTAAATTAGAACAACAATTTAGTTAGTGATTAATTTTTTTGATGCTTAAAATTCCAGAAAGATACTTTTTATGCTTTTTGGAATTTTATATTTAAGGCACTAAAATAGTTTATCTTCATACTTGTAATATCTGTTCTGAAGTAATTTTTTTATATGTTTTAGCTACTGAATTTTCTTTTAATCCAACGTCGTGTTGGCGTTTCAATATATCTAAAAGATAACCATCCGATAAAAGTAGTTACTGCTAGGAACCCCATTAATAATAATACTGAGGGTATATTTTCGACCAATATTTGAAATACTTTTTTAGGATTTTTACCTACTTCTGTAAAAGGTATTAGCAATGTATGAATTAAAATCATATGCCAGATATAAATAGAAAAAGACCAATCTCCTAATTTTTTTAATATTGAAAAGGAATAAAATTTATCTATATTTTTACTTCCATATGCCGATGCTAAAATTATTATTGCAATTAAAAACACTGATATAACATCAAACCAACCAGTAGCCATAGATATTATTGAAAAAGCCGTTAGTGTTATTAAAGTCCATCCGTTTCCAAGAATGGATTTAAAATTCAACTTTTCAAAGACTAGCCAAATTCCCATACCACAAATAAAACCTATTATTCCCCTTAGCGTTCCATAATGCCAGTTTACGTCTAATGTTCTTTTATTTGGATTTAAAGGAAAATCCATAAAAGGCTCCTTTGCAGATAGTACAAATTCAATCAAAATCCAGCCTAAAAGAGCTAATACAATCGGTAAAAATTTCTTGATTCCCTTTAGCTTAATAAAAATTGCAAATAGAAATGGAAATAAAACATACGCCCACCATTCTGCACTTAAACTCCATGCTGGAGCATTCCAAGTATCAAAATTATAAATGCCCACAGTTTGTAAAAAAGCTAATTGAACTGGTATACCGTCTAACCTATATATGTGTTGTTTAAATGATCCTAAATTGTCGTACCCTATTTTAGAAACTAAACATAGAAAGATTAAAACTTCAGCACATATAGTTAGTATATGTAATGGGTATATTCTTGCTAAACGAGCTACTAAAAAATTCTTATAGCTCGCTTTTTTAACTCCTTTATTAAAATTAGGTTCATAAACATAGCACATTATAAATCCACTAAGAATAAAGAAAAGATCTACCATTAGGTAGAATTTATCAATTAAATGAGCGATATGAGATGTAGCAATAGCAATTACAAAAAAGTGAAAGTGTAATACGGCAACCAAAATTGCGGTTATTCCTCGTAACGATGTTAAATTATGTAAATATGGTTTTTGCATATACAATACTACTTGAAATTAATGCAAATAAATATTACAAATGATTTGAATTCTATAACATATAAACTCTGAAAATTAGCCTTAGAGTAGAACAAATGGTTTTCATTTATATACAAAATTCAAAAAAAAATGGAAATCAAATTCTTAGATTCTAATTTACAAGATTATATGTTTTAAGGTATTAATTATAATTAATTTACACGTTACTTTACGTGTTGTTTTATTGCGTTATGCCATATTTTATAACCTTCTAAATTCATATGTAACTTATCCGAAGAAAATAAATTAGTGTTTATTTTTTTAACCTTTAACATTGGTTTCTAGGTGTCTACAAAATATAATTTGGAGTCTTTCTTGGTCATACACTTCAATCTTCTGTTAAATTATTTATATTTCTTTTTTAGATACCACCTTTTAGGACTTGGTTTAGCAGAGATTAAAACAATATAGGTTTCTTTATTATTTAGTTTTATTTTTTTAATTATAGTTTTAAAATTATTTAAAATCTCTTTTGGGGTTTTATCATATGCAATATCATTATCTCCCTCATAGATAAATACTTTTGTCGGGTTATATTTAATTATTAATTCGTCTGTATAGTGTAATAAACCCGCTCTGCGAAGTCTGTGACTTCGTAGCGTTAAATAAAAAGGGAAACTAGTTTGTACCTTAAATCTGCATGTCATTCAAAAGTTTATCTTTTTAAAGCTTTTATGTTTAAAAACATCAATAATAATAAGTTAAAATCTATTTTTTTATATAACCTTTGTAGACAAACCATGGTTTCCCCTGATTCAATATTAATCCTTCAAGAGTAACTTTTGCTTCAGTTTCTGCAGTATTGTTTTTACAACTATATGCAGCAATAATTAGAAAAATAACTATTAAATATTTCATAGTCTTGAAATTAAAAGTCCTTCTTTTTAGATTTTAATACGATTCGTAATACAGGTAAAACAACCCAAATAACTAACATTAAGAAAGATATAATGAGTCCAAAATTAGTTCCAAAGAATTTTTTAAAGACAGCTCCTGTATATCCTAATAATGCTGAAATATCCAGCTTTAATAAAATAAGTGTTCTTGATAAATCTATGGGGTTTAACATGGTTCCAATAAGAGATAGTTTGTCTAACGGATAATCTTCAAATAACACTAGAGACATTAAAAACAAACCGTCGTAAATAATGGCTAGAAAGAGCCAAAGCAAAATGGCATATCCAAAACCTTTAATCTTATTTTCGTTAGTTAGTGCGATATTAAAAGCTAACGCTGTAAAAATTAGTGTTAGAAATATTCCTGTAATTAGCAGTAAAGAGAAATCCCAAATAGCATTTGATTTGAATAATCCATAAGCGATAAAGGGGATGCCTAACCCTAAAATTAAACTCATAGATAAGGAGATAGCAACCCCTAGATATTGTCCTAGGAATATAGACGAGCGTTTTAGGGGTTGTGCTAATAACAATTCTGTAAATTCTTTAGAATTATAATAATACATGACCCCAAAAATGGTTCCTATTAATGGAACTAGTACTAGAATGACATTCATTAATGTAATGACTGCTTTTGATAAATCATTATTTAGAAATAGTAAAACGATTCCTAGTAATAAGTAAAATGCGAAATAGACATAACTCCAACGGCTACGCATTAAATCGAAAAAACTATATTTTAATATTTTAAGCATGATTTTCTGTTAAAATGGATGCAATAGCGTGTTCAAAATCTGGTTGATTGGTCTTGTTTTTTAATTCTGAAATAGATCCTTTGAAGTAAATTTGACCTTCTAAAAGAAATACAATTTCATCTGAAACCTCTTCAACAAAACTCATAATATGCGAAGTGATTAATATGGTTTTTCCTTTCGCTTTTTCTGCTTGAATTAAACCTTTTAACCTTATAAGTGAAATAGGATCTAAACCCGTAGTTGGTTCATCTAAAATGATTAGAGGACTATCGAACATAAACGTTAAAACCAGATTCACTTTTTGTTTAGTACCGCCAGAAAGATTGCCCAATTTTTTATCTAAAAAGGGCTGTAGAGTAAAGAGTTTAATTAAGCGTTCATCCTCATTCGTGTCTCCCCGTAAATCTTTTATCATTTTAATAAGTTCCTTTACTTTTAGATTATTAGGGAAATTTGCAATTTGCGGTAAATAATCAATTTTATGTCTGTAATTGGAATTATTTTTAATGTTTTCGCCCAAGACATTAATGGTGCCTTTGTTAGGGATAACCATACCCAATATAGATTTAATAAGTGTGGTTTTCCCCGATCCATTTGGCCCAAGAATAGCGAAAATACCACCTTCTGAGATGGTTAAATCAACACCACTCAACACTATATTTTTATTGAATTTTTTATGTAGATTTTCAATGTTTACCATGTTATTCTCTTTGTTAACGGGTTGTTGTCTAGTAAATTATCGGGTGTGAAAACTGGAGATACTTTTTCAGAAAAATCGATAATATCAATAAATAAACTACGCAATAGAATAATAGTTTCCGGAGTTCTGTTTACAATGTATGAAAAGAGTTTTACGGGTCTGTAAGGCACATCTCCAATACCATCCTTATTAAGGTCATAACCAGTATAACTCGTCCAGTAATTTTTATCAAAAATATTATCGTTTATCTTGCTGTTATAGGAAATATCGAAGGAGTTGTATAAAAAATTATTTTCTACAAAGCTATTTGTGTAGCAAGCCCCTCGAACTTTTATAGCCCACCCGTTATTAATAAAATTATTGTTTTTATAAATAATACGGTTTGAGCCTTCAATGTTAATACCAATGGTGTTTTCTTCAAAAGTGTTTCCTATAATTTCGGCATCATTTATTTCTTTTAAAAGCATGCCATAAGATGCTGTTCCCCAGTTTTTCTTAAAAATGTTATTTAGCATCTTTATCTTTTTCGAAAACATAACGGCAACACCAGCACCGTTTTTTTCAAATGTATTGTCTTGGTAAATGTCATTATTAGAAAACATAAAATGTAAACCATAACGAAGGTTTTCTGCACTAACATTATTTTTAATTAGACAATCATCAGAAAATTCTAAATAAATACCATCTCGTACATGTTGTACAAAATTGTGTTCAATTTCAATATTTTTACTGTACCATAATTGAATACCATTTCCGGAATTATACTCTTCAACAGCATCACCAATGATCTTGTTATGAAACACTTTTCCATCTCGCGACTTTTCTAAATAAATTCCAAAAAACAGTTTTTCTAAAACTAAATTTTGAATCACGAAATTCTTGCTTTTTCTTACTCGAATAGCTGCATAGTCCTCAGTATAACTTGTGCCTACATTTATAATAAATAAGCCATCAACGGTTACATTATCAGAAACAATCGTTATAATTTCACCTTTTAATTCGCCATCAATTACTGGGTAATCCTCACCAATAATAGTTAGAGGTGTATCAATTATAATATCATGTTCTTTGTAAGTGCCTTTTTTTACCAGAATAGTATCAAAATCTTTAGCTATTGCCACGGCATTTTTTAAAGTTGAAACAGGACATGTATTACAGACCTCAATATTTTGAGCATATGTAGAGTAGGCTATTAAAATGGCAGCGAAAAAAAGCAATAAGTTTTTCATAATATTAGCCTTTTAAATGTGCTAATAATGCGTCCCAATTATATAGTGTGCCACCTTTTTCTTTTTGAACTTTTTTAGCATCTTCTTCAGATTTAAAGGCAGATAAGAATGCGCCCATAGGGCTTGGGATACTTTTACTTATTAGGAAGCTTGCTTCCGTAGCATCTATTAAAGTTTCTGGTTCATTATAATTGTTCGATAAATAGAGTTGAATTTCGGATACGTCAAATTCTTTTGTAAAATTGATCATACATTCTGTAGCATCAAACTTGTATACTTTGCCTTTTTTTGTAACAATTTCGGCAGCGTGAATTTTGTCTACAATAGTCATTTTACAAAAATAACAACCGTCATTTCCATAATCAATGGCTTGTGGCTTAACATTACAGCCAAAGCATAGCAGTAATAATAATATTGTTGAATATAGTTTTAGTGTTTTCATGTTTTAGTGTTTTAGCCTTATTCCTAACCCTTTCTGAAGGAAAGGAACTTCATTGTATCAAGTCTTTCCCTTTGGGAAGGGTTTAGGATGGGATTTTATTCTGTTTCTTTCCAAATAAATAAGCTACGAATGAGGTTGCAATTCCCAATCCAA from Flavivirga abyssicola includes the following:
- a CDS encoding TolC family protein — protein: MKNKLILIFSLLCSFAIYSQEDTKSFSLQEAIDFALENNRTAKNAALDIKAAEKQKWETTSTGLPQISGSIDYQNFLKQQVSVIPAEFFGGNPGEFSEVIFGTKQSVNAFAKLEQKIFDGSYLVGLQSAKVFLEISKNAKEKTDLEVRKAVINAYGNVLLAEESVKILERNIDVLKKNLNETTKIYENGLEEEESVEQLQITLSGVESNLSNTSRLKTLAYQMLNITMGTEINSKTILTDNLESLTANNIVLELIGAEENIENTIDFKIAENDKTSKELLLKLEKSKALPTLNAFVNAGYSTFSNDFVFTDSKQKWFGSSLLGVTMNIPIFSSGGRSASTQRARINLEKAKEDLTETQQKLKLQIASAKSDYQFAIEDYGNKKQNLNLAERIEQKNQTKFFEGIASSFELRQAQTQLYSSQQEFLQAMLDVINKKAELETVLNKVD
- a CDS encoding polyprenyl synthetase family protein, which gives rise to MLSIEKYQEEFVAYLKKYSTLKEPKNLYAPIQYILGLGGKRLRPVLTLMAAEVFNGDYKKALDAALSIEVFHNFSLVHDDIMDAAPLRRGQETVHQKWDINTGILSGDAMLIMAYQLFENYEANTFQSLAKLFSKTAIEVCEGQQYDVDFETRNDVTIPEYLKMIEYKTAVLVGAAMKMGAIVANASHADQNNIYEFGRHLGIAFQLQDDYLDAFGDPKTFGKQVGGDIIENKKTYLYLKALEFSDEESQLKLKNLFNSVLEDNDAKINTVKQIFNGSGASEATQKEIKNYTNKAFLVLESLDISEDKKILLRDFGHALMNRNV
- a CDS encoding TetR/AcrR family transcriptional regulator, producing the protein MREKIIHKAAELFLTLGFKSVTMDDIAQEMGISKKTIYVHFANKTKLVEAVTFELFETICDGIDTICEASNNPIEELYDIKMFVMNHLKSEKSSPQFQLKKYYPQIFDALKLKQFEKMHDSVKESLQKGVDTELFRSNINVDFISRMYFNGMTGIKDGSIFPTEIYTMEYLMESYLEYHLRAIVTDKGFQILNKFITSNQS
- a CDS encoding acyltransferase family protein, coding for MQKPYLHNLTSLRGITAILVAVLHFHFFVIAIATSHIAHLIDKFYLMVDLFFILSGFIMCYVYEPNFNKGVKKASYKNFLVARLARIYPLHILTICAEVLIFLCLVSKIGYDNLGSFKQHIYRLDGIPVQLAFLQTVGIYNFDTWNAPAWSLSAEWWAYVLFPFLFAIFIKLKGIKKFLPIVLALLGWILIEFVLSAKEPFMDFPLNPNKRTLDVNWHYGTLRGIIGFICGMGIWLVFEKLNFKSILGNGWTLITLTAFSIISMATGWFDVISVFLIAIIILASAYGSKNIDKFYSFSILKKLGDWSFSIYIWHMILIHTLLIPFTEVGKNPKKVFQILVENIPSVLLLMGFLAVTTFIGWLSFRYIETPTRRWIKRKFSS
- a CDS encoding efflux RND transporter periplasmic adaptor subunit; translation: MKNIYSLVIVTLLLNSCGSDKKMSVEDIIASGNLEHIRQKKTELDASAQEISSQLKQLESEIKKLDPQERIPLITTFAAKEAVFNHYVELQGNVSTKQNLVIYPEYSGTITRVYVKEGQKVAKGQILAKIDDGGLGQQVAQLQIQADLAKTTFERQERLWNQKIGSEIQYLQAKSTYEAQQRAVNQLQQQVAKTVVRAPFSGTIDDVISEQGSVVAQGQSQLFRIVNLKDMYIETDVPERYISNITSGKDVQVEFPVLGKKMDAKVRQAGNFINPANRTFKIEVAVSNKDKSIKPNLTAKLKINDYKNEKAILIPQSIISENAEGQQYVYTVTDKVKNKGKAKRVIIETGKTQGDYIEVLSGLANGNEIIDEGARSVKDGQEVKILVVE
- a CDS encoding RrF2 family transcriptional regulator encodes the protein MFSKACEYGIKASIFIALNSYKNVRVSLKAIAKEINSPEAFTAKILQDLVRHHVINSTKGAYGGFEIEKELISSVKLSHIVNAIDGDAIYSGCGLGLHTCDESHPCPVHDKFKVVREELKSMLENTNLEELALNIKSGVSFLKV
- a CDS encoding ABC transporter permease is translated as MLKILKYSFFDLMRSRWSYVYFAFYLLLGIVLLFLNNDLSKAVITLMNVILVLVPLIGTIFGVMYYYNSKEFTELLLAQPLKRSSIFLGQYLGVAISLSMSLILGLGIPFIAYGLFKSNAIWDFSLLLITGIFLTLIFTALAFNIALTNENKIKGFGYAILLWLFLAIIYDGLFLMSLVLFEDYPLDKLSLIGTMLNPIDLSRTLILLKLDISALLGYTGAVFKKFFGTNFGLIISFLMLVIWVVLPVLRIVLKSKKKDF
- a CDS encoding SGNH/GDSL hydrolase family protein, with the translated sequence MTCRFKVQTSFPFYLTLRSHRLRRAGLLHYTDELIIKYNPTKVFIYEGDNDIAYDKTPKEILNNFKTIIKKIKLNNKETYIVLISAKPSPKRWYLKKKYK
- the ric gene encoding iron-sulfur cluster repair di-iron protein, which produces METILKDSQKQIGQFVAEDFRTAAVFSNYGIDFCCRGHRTVEEVCDKNGIETSELLDKLQIVLSSTSDQNIDYKSWPLDLLVDYIEKKHHRYVEEKVPVLLQFLNKLCRVHGERHPELLKINEHFTASAGELATHMKKEELILFPFIKKMMNATISKSAIEAPHFGTVENPIAMMKDEHDNEGVRFRDIAKLTNNYNPPADACNTFRVTYAMLEEFEKDLHLHIHLENNILFPKAIKLEQQFS
- a CDS encoding four helix bundle protein; the protein is MKIFSFEKLSVWQKSRKLAVKIYKLTKNFPEDERYGLISQMRRCAVSISSNIAEGTGRHSAKDKARFTEIAFSSALELLNQIIISNDLEFLSNEEYENIRQDISEITAMLDGLYKSQSKINL